A portion of the Anthonomus grandis grandis chromosome 7, icAntGran1.3, whole genome shotgun sequence genome contains these proteins:
- the LOC126738223 gene encoding transient-receptor-potential-like protein isoform X3 produces MESKENINDEDVEARRSHKFTTLPNLPKALTLNEKKYLLAIERGDLPTVRKLLSRAQRKNTFDINCVDSLGRGALTIAIDQENLEMVELLVIMGVETRDALLYAINVEFVEAVELLLEHEELIHKEGEPYSWQKVDLNTAVFTPDITPLILAAHRNNYEILKILLDRGATIPMPHDIKCGCDDCVSQSEEDSLRYSLSRLNEYKALASPSLMALSSSDPLLTAFQLSWELRNLAFAEPESKSEYMDLRKQCQQFAVDLLQQSRSSSELAIILNHDPNNPPYQEGEHMKLARLELAILYKQKKFVSHPNIQQLLAALWYEGVPGFRRKSTVQKLMIIIKVALFFPLYCLLYTFAPETKSGKLMRKPFMKFLIHASSYLFFLLLLILVSLRADDIFFEYVGSQSMKAYVLEKYQKQRGNTPTFLEYAVLIYVIGFIFEETQEIFTEGIKSYLRNLWNFIDFTRNLFYSMTFGLRAIAYLQQCNEIYNDPQTAYLRREEWNAFDPQLIAEGLFAAANILSALKLVHLFSINPHLGPLQISLGRMVIDIVKFFFIYSLVLFAFACGLNQLLWYFSDLEKQKCYHLPSGEPDFDNAGDSCMKWRRFANVFESSQSLFWASFGMVDLDSFELTGIKTYTRFWGLLMFGSYSVINVIVLLNLLIAMMSNSYAMIEQHSDTEWKFARTKLWMSYFEESGTLPPPFNIFPKPKHLFKLLGLRKKDKLKRMSTKRRNREEKERDYRYTAVMRALVWRYVSSMHRKYDESLVTEDDINELKSDISSFRYELIELLSRNGMDVSSAEKREKGKFFIFLQPYINIFFLAVLGKRMKIWERRLMKDFKVAPVAIDENEELFAPPPEGETSLARFRRIAKMAAMDSSLNKWQAVVKGAYVASQIGRCHRRDSFKKQQNLQKAITEAKRLAAKSPDSSRSASPQVTLPDYTGAEIVKLIKDDTSPYGTIRGSVSISPNVTILDSNNKKSTVLSPTIAIFPPEPLVTKNEVTQPKQSTEQDLDLINLESNQASSVFIFETSNGIPSDQLDKTDKNIMDSSSKSPTRGAQSPFMIPSPPVKPLETSKNSSPSRSFQQFPKLSSPDKSLKVNETSPSKQLVSTMRLRFEQPQIESGQENEDKDGFSSEDSESKGSCDELNRIISSENFKEDRSDVQVGKDELKQGEEKFEDQDLQLFEEAKHEFKASLALENVSDVEDEIHHKEKDKERSFTPRPLTPQPLSPPSDSPPRAPTPLTQRNIHRVTTALKMK; encoded by the exons ATGgagagtaaagaaaatataaatgac GAAGATGTCGAAGCTAGGCGCAGTCATAAATTTACAACATTACCGAACCTGCCGAAAGCATTAACTTTGAATGAAAAGAAATACCTTTTGGCTATTGAAAGAGGAGACCTTCCAACTGTAAGAAA ATTGCTATCGAGAGCCCAAAGAAAAAATACCTTTGATATAAACTGTGTAGACAGTTTAGGTAGAGGGGCACTAACAATAGCGATTGACCAAGAAAATCTTGAAATGGTAGAACTTCTTGTTATTATGGGCGTTGAAACCAGAGATGCTCTTCTATATGCTATCAATGTTGAGTTTGTTGAAGCAGTCGAGTTACTTTTAGAACATGAAGAATTGATACATAAAGAAGGAGAACCTTAT AGTTGGCAAAAAGTGGATTTAAATACTGCAGTGTTCACACCCGATATTACTCCTTTAATTTTAGCTGCTCATAGAAATAACTAcgaaatattaaagattttattagatAGGGGAGCTACGATACCCATGCCACATGATATTAA ATGCGGCTGTGATGACTGCGTAAGTCAATCAGAAGAAGATTCTTTGCGATACTCATTATCTCGGTTAAATGAGTATAAGGCCTTGGCTAGTCCATCGCTAATGGCGCTTTCCTCTAGTGATCCTCTTTTAACAGCATTTCAGTTATCATGGGAATTACGGAATTTGGCTTTTGCAGAACCTGAATCAAAATCTGAATATATGGATTTACGTAAGCAATGTCAGCAATTTGCTGTGGATTTGCTGCAACAGTCAAGAAGTTCAAGCGAATTGGCAATTATTTTAAACCATGATCCTAATAACCCTCCGTACCAGGAGGGCGAACACATGAAACTGGCAAGGCTTGAACTTGCTATCCTGTACAAGCAGAAaaag TTTGTTTCGCATCCGAATATTCAACAGCTTTTAGCAGCTTTATGGTATGAAGGAGTTCCCGGATTTCGCAGGAAATCCACTGTTCAAAAGTTAATGATAATTATAAAAGTGGCCCTATTCTTTCCATTATATTGCCTTCTGTATACATTTGCACCTGAGACAAAAAGTGGTAAACTTATGAGGAAACCTTTTATGAAGTTTTTGATTCATGCGTCATCTTacttatttttcttat TACTATTGATCTTGGTGTCTTTAAGGGCTGACGATATTTTTTTCGAATACGTTGGTTCCCAATCTATGAAAGCTTACGTTTTGGAAAAATATCAGAAACAAAGGGGTAATACACCAACTTTTTTAGAATATGCTGTATTGATATATGTCATAG GATTTATATTTGAAGAAACTCAAGAAATATTTACAGAAGGCATAAAAAGTTACTTGCGCAATCTTTGGAATTTCATCGATTTTACTAGAAACCTTTTTTATTCTATGACCTTTGGATTAAGAGCTATCGCCTATCTTCAACAATGCAATGAAATTTATAATGATCCACAAACAGCATATTTAAGAAGGGAGGAATGGAATGCTTTTGATCCACAGCTTATTGCCGAAGGACTGTTTGCAGCTGCAAATATTCTtag tgccTTAAAATTGGTGCACTTATTCTCAATAAACCCACACTTAGGACCTTTACAAATTTCACTAGGACGAATGGTAATCGATATAGTGAAGttctttttcatttattcattGGTTCTTTTTGCTTTTGCTTGTG GACTTAACCAACTTTTATGGTACTTTTCCGACCTCGAAAAACAAAAGTGCTATCACCTACCAAGTGGTGAACCCGACTTTGACAATGCAGGCGACTCTTGTATGAAATGGAGACGATTTGCaaa TGTCTTTGAATCTTCTCAGTCGTTATTTTGGGCTTCTTTTGGAATGGTGGATCTCGATAGCTTTGAACTAACTGGTATAAAAACCTACACCAGGTTTTGGGGACTACTGATGTTCGGTTCTTATTCTGTAATCAACGTTATTGTACTACTGAATCTCCTTATTGCAATGATGTCTAATTCTTATGCAATGATTGAG caACATTCGGATACTGAATGGAAGTTTGCAAGAACCAAGCTTTGGATGAGCTACTTCGAGGAATCTGGCACTTTACCACCtccttttaatatatttcctaaacctaaacatttatttaaacttttaggGCTTCGAAAGAAAGACAAACTTAAAAGAATGTCTACAAAG AGACGAAATAGAGAAGAGAAAGAGCGAGACTACAGATATACTGCAGTAATGAGAGCCTTAGTGTGGAGATATGTCTCATCTATGCATAGAAAATATGATGAAAGTCTGGTAACTGAAGATgatataaatgaattaaaaagtgATATATCTTCGTTTCGTTATGAACTGATTGAGTTACTGAGCAGAAATGGCATGGACGTCTCATCTGCTGAGAAAAGAGAAAAGggtaagttttttatatttcttcaaccttatattaatatattttttctagctGTACTGGGtaaaagaatgaaaatttgGGAACGACGTCTTATGAAAGACTTTAAAGTAGCTCCAGTTGCTATAGATGAAAATGAAGAACTATTTGCACCTCCACCGGAAGGTGAAACCTCTTTGGCAAG ATTTAGACGAATCGCAAAAATGGCAGCCATGGATTCTAGCTTAAATAAGTGGCAAGCAGTGGTTAAAGGAGCCTACGTAGC atCGCAAATTGGAAGGTGTCACAGAAGAGATTCattcaaaaaacaacaaaacctTCAAAAAGCCATAACAGAGGCTAAACGATTAGCTGCAAAGAGTCCTGATAGTTCTAGATCTGCAAGTCCTCAGGTGACTTTACCTGATTATACTGGAGCTGAAATTGTTAAACTTATAAAAGATGATACATCACCGTATG gAACGATCAGAGGAAGTGTAAGCATCAGTCCAAACGTAACTATACTtgattcaaataataaaaaaagcaccGTACTTTCGCCAACTATTGCAATATTTCCTCCTGAACCTTTAGTTACGAAAAACGAAGTGACGCAACCGAAGCAATCGACAGAACAAGATCTAGATTTGATAAATTTAGAAAGTAACCAGGCAtcttcagtttttatttttgagacatCGAATGGTATACCTTCAGATCAGCTTGATAAAACTGACAAGAATATTATGGATTCATCGA GTAAGTCTCCAACTCGCGGTGCCCAAAGTCCCTTTATGATACCCTCACCGCCGGTTAAGCCTTTAGAGACGTCCAAAAACTCATCACCCTCGAGGTCTTTTCAACAATTTCCCAAGTTATCCTCTCCCGATAAATCTTTAAAGGTAAATGAAACATCTCCATCTAAGCAACTCGTGTCAACAATGCGACTTCGTTTTGAACAACCACAAATAGAAAGTGGCCAAGAGAATGAAGACAAAGATGGCTTTTCTTCGGAAGATTCTGAAAGTAAAGGCAGTTGTGATGAGTTAAATAGAATAATTTCTTCCGAAAATTTTAAAGAGGACAGATCTGATGTTCAAG TAGGTAAAGATGAGTTAAAGCAAGGTGAGGAGAAATTTGAAGATCAAGATCTTCAGCTTTTTGAAGAAGCAAAACATGAATTTAAGGCATCTCTTGCTCTAGAAAACGTGTCTGATGTAGAGGATGAGATTCACCATAAAGAAAAG gaTAAGGAACGATCTTTTACTCCGAGGCCATTAACTCCTCAACCGTTAAGTCCTCCTTCTGATTCACCACCGAGAGCTCCAACTCCTTTAACTCAAAGGAATATACATAGG GTTACAACTGCCTTGAAAATGAAATGA
- the LOC126738223 gene encoding transient-receptor-potential-like protein isoform X1: MESKENINDEDVEARRSHKFTTLPNLPKALTLNEKKYLLAIERGDLPTVRKLLSRAQRKNTFDINCVDSLGRGALTIAIDQENLEMVELLVIMGVETRDALLYAINVEFVEAVELLLEHEELIHKEGEPYSWQKVDLNTAVFTPDITPLILAAHRNNYEILKILLDRGATIPMPHDIKCGCDDCVSQSEEDSLRYSLSRLNEYKALASPSLMALSSSDPLLTAFQLSWELRNLAFAEPESKSEYMDLRKQCQQFAVDLLQQSRSSSELAIILNHDPNNPPYQEGEHMKLARLELAILYKQKKFVSHPNIQQLLAALWYEGVPGFRRKSTVQKLMIIIKVALFFPLYCLLYTFAPETKSGKLMRKPFMKFLIHASSYLFFLLLLILVSLRADDIFFEYVGSQSMKAYVLEKYQKQRGNTPTFLEYAVLIYVIGFIFEETQEIFTEGIKSYLRNLWNFIDFTRNLFYSMTFGLRAIAYLQQCNEIYNDPQTAYLRREEWNAFDPQLIAEGLFAAANILSALKLVHLFSINPHLGPLQISLGRMVIDIVKFFFIYSLVLFAFACGLNQLLWYFSDLEKQKCYHLPSGEPDFDNAGDSCMKWRRFANVFESSQSLFWASFGMVDLDSFELTGIKTYTRFWGLLMFGSYSVINVIVLLNLLIAMMSNSYAMIEQHSDTEWKFARTKLWMSYFEESGTLPPPFNIFPKPKHLFKLLGLRKKDKLKRMSTKRRNREEKERDYRYTAVMRALVWRYVSSMHRKYDESLVTEDDINELKSDISSFRYELIELLSRNGMDVSSAEKREKGKFFIFLQPYINIFFLAVLGKRMKIWERRLMKDFKVAPVAIDENEELFAPPPEGETSLARFRRIAKMAAMDSSLNKWQAVVKGAYVASQIGRCHRRDSFKKQQNLQKAITEAKRLAAKSPDSSRSASPQVTLPDYTGAEIVKLIKDDTSPYGTIRGSVSISPNVTILDSNNKKSTVLSPTIAIFPPEPLVTKNEVTQPKQSTEQDLDLINLESNQASSVFIFETSNGIPSDQLDKTDKNIMDSSSKSPTRGAQSPFMIPSPPVKPLETSKNSSPSRSFQQFPKLSSPDKSLKVNETSPSKQLVSTMRLRFEQPQIESGQENEDKDGFSSEDSESKGSCDELNRIISSENFKEDRSDVQVGKDELKQGEEKFEDQDLQLFEEAKHEFKASLALENVSDVEDEIHHKEKDKERSFTPRPLTPQPLSPPSDSPPRAPTPLTQRNIHRVHDSRRILPEFGWL, translated from the exons ATGgagagtaaagaaaatataaatgac GAAGATGTCGAAGCTAGGCGCAGTCATAAATTTACAACATTACCGAACCTGCCGAAAGCATTAACTTTGAATGAAAAGAAATACCTTTTGGCTATTGAAAGAGGAGACCTTCCAACTGTAAGAAA ATTGCTATCGAGAGCCCAAAGAAAAAATACCTTTGATATAAACTGTGTAGACAGTTTAGGTAGAGGGGCACTAACAATAGCGATTGACCAAGAAAATCTTGAAATGGTAGAACTTCTTGTTATTATGGGCGTTGAAACCAGAGATGCTCTTCTATATGCTATCAATGTTGAGTTTGTTGAAGCAGTCGAGTTACTTTTAGAACATGAAGAATTGATACATAAAGAAGGAGAACCTTAT AGTTGGCAAAAAGTGGATTTAAATACTGCAGTGTTCACACCCGATATTACTCCTTTAATTTTAGCTGCTCATAGAAATAACTAcgaaatattaaagattttattagatAGGGGAGCTACGATACCCATGCCACATGATATTAA ATGCGGCTGTGATGACTGCGTAAGTCAATCAGAAGAAGATTCTTTGCGATACTCATTATCTCGGTTAAATGAGTATAAGGCCTTGGCTAGTCCATCGCTAATGGCGCTTTCCTCTAGTGATCCTCTTTTAACAGCATTTCAGTTATCATGGGAATTACGGAATTTGGCTTTTGCAGAACCTGAATCAAAATCTGAATATATGGATTTACGTAAGCAATGTCAGCAATTTGCTGTGGATTTGCTGCAACAGTCAAGAAGTTCAAGCGAATTGGCAATTATTTTAAACCATGATCCTAATAACCCTCCGTACCAGGAGGGCGAACACATGAAACTGGCAAGGCTTGAACTTGCTATCCTGTACAAGCAGAAaaag TTTGTTTCGCATCCGAATATTCAACAGCTTTTAGCAGCTTTATGGTATGAAGGAGTTCCCGGATTTCGCAGGAAATCCACTGTTCAAAAGTTAATGATAATTATAAAAGTGGCCCTATTCTTTCCATTATATTGCCTTCTGTATACATTTGCACCTGAGACAAAAAGTGGTAAACTTATGAGGAAACCTTTTATGAAGTTTTTGATTCATGCGTCATCTTacttatttttcttat TACTATTGATCTTGGTGTCTTTAAGGGCTGACGATATTTTTTTCGAATACGTTGGTTCCCAATCTATGAAAGCTTACGTTTTGGAAAAATATCAGAAACAAAGGGGTAATACACCAACTTTTTTAGAATATGCTGTATTGATATATGTCATAG GATTTATATTTGAAGAAACTCAAGAAATATTTACAGAAGGCATAAAAAGTTACTTGCGCAATCTTTGGAATTTCATCGATTTTACTAGAAACCTTTTTTATTCTATGACCTTTGGATTAAGAGCTATCGCCTATCTTCAACAATGCAATGAAATTTATAATGATCCACAAACAGCATATTTAAGAAGGGAGGAATGGAATGCTTTTGATCCACAGCTTATTGCCGAAGGACTGTTTGCAGCTGCAAATATTCTtag tgccTTAAAATTGGTGCACTTATTCTCAATAAACCCACACTTAGGACCTTTACAAATTTCACTAGGACGAATGGTAATCGATATAGTGAAGttctttttcatttattcattGGTTCTTTTTGCTTTTGCTTGTG GACTTAACCAACTTTTATGGTACTTTTCCGACCTCGAAAAACAAAAGTGCTATCACCTACCAAGTGGTGAACCCGACTTTGACAATGCAGGCGACTCTTGTATGAAATGGAGACGATTTGCaaa TGTCTTTGAATCTTCTCAGTCGTTATTTTGGGCTTCTTTTGGAATGGTGGATCTCGATAGCTTTGAACTAACTGGTATAAAAACCTACACCAGGTTTTGGGGACTACTGATGTTCGGTTCTTATTCTGTAATCAACGTTATTGTACTACTGAATCTCCTTATTGCAATGATGTCTAATTCTTATGCAATGATTGAG caACATTCGGATACTGAATGGAAGTTTGCAAGAACCAAGCTTTGGATGAGCTACTTCGAGGAATCTGGCACTTTACCACCtccttttaatatatttcctaaacctaaacatttatttaaacttttaggGCTTCGAAAGAAAGACAAACTTAAAAGAATGTCTACAAAG AGACGAAATAGAGAAGAGAAAGAGCGAGACTACAGATATACTGCAGTAATGAGAGCCTTAGTGTGGAGATATGTCTCATCTATGCATAGAAAATATGATGAAAGTCTGGTAACTGAAGATgatataaatgaattaaaaagtgATATATCTTCGTTTCGTTATGAACTGATTGAGTTACTGAGCAGAAATGGCATGGACGTCTCATCTGCTGAGAAAAGAGAAAAGggtaagttttttatatttcttcaaccttatattaatatattttttctagctGTACTGGGtaaaagaatgaaaatttgGGAACGACGTCTTATGAAAGACTTTAAAGTAGCTCCAGTTGCTATAGATGAAAATGAAGAACTATTTGCACCTCCACCGGAAGGTGAAACCTCTTTGGCAAG ATTTAGACGAATCGCAAAAATGGCAGCCATGGATTCTAGCTTAAATAAGTGGCAAGCAGTGGTTAAAGGAGCCTACGTAGC atCGCAAATTGGAAGGTGTCACAGAAGAGATTCattcaaaaaacaacaaaacctTCAAAAAGCCATAACAGAGGCTAAACGATTAGCTGCAAAGAGTCCTGATAGTTCTAGATCTGCAAGTCCTCAGGTGACTTTACCTGATTATACTGGAGCTGAAATTGTTAAACTTATAAAAGATGATACATCACCGTATG gAACGATCAGAGGAAGTGTAAGCATCAGTCCAAACGTAACTATACTtgattcaaataataaaaaaagcaccGTACTTTCGCCAACTATTGCAATATTTCCTCCTGAACCTTTAGTTACGAAAAACGAAGTGACGCAACCGAAGCAATCGACAGAACAAGATCTAGATTTGATAAATTTAGAAAGTAACCAGGCAtcttcagtttttatttttgagacatCGAATGGTATACCTTCAGATCAGCTTGATAAAACTGACAAGAATATTATGGATTCATCGA GTAAGTCTCCAACTCGCGGTGCCCAAAGTCCCTTTATGATACCCTCACCGCCGGTTAAGCCTTTAGAGACGTCCAAAAACTCATCACCCTCGAGGTCTTTTCAACAATTTCCCAAGTTATCCTCTCCCGATAAATCTTTAAAGGTAAATGAAACATCTCCATCTAAGCAACTCGTGTCAACAATGCGACTTCGTTTTGAACAACCACAAATAGAAAGTGGCCAAGAGAATGAAGACAAAGATGGCTTTTCTTCGGAAGATTCTGAAAGTAAAGGCAGTTGTGATGAGTTAAATAGAATAATTTCTTCCGAAAATTTTAAAGAGGACAGATCTGATGTTCAAG TAGGTAAAGATGAGTTAAAGCAAGGTGAGGAGAAATTTGAAGATCAAGATCTTCAGCTTTTTGAAGAAGCAAAACATGAATTTAAGGCATCTCTTGCTCTAGAAAACGTGTCTGATGTAGAGGATGAGATTCACCATAAAGAAAAG gaTAAGGAACGATCTTTTACTCCGAGGCCATTAACTCCTCAACCGTTAAGTCCTCCTTCTGATTCACCACCGAGAGCTCCAACTCCTTTAACTCAAAGGAATATACATAGGGTACATGACTCTAGAAGAATACTGCCGGAATTTGGTTGGCTCTAA